In Panthera leo isolate Ple1 chromosome F3, P.leo_Ple1_pat1.1, whole genome shotgun sequence, one genomic interval encodes:
- the RHEX gene encoding regulator of hemoglobinization and erythroid cell expansion protein, whose product MLTEDMKFWHGLVIAVVSLILQTCLFAAINYLLSRHMASQSERILKGARLQAPWPSPARQPCAATEETRSAPVPAPRHRYDSDTSSDSSNSSDVSGSLPPTCQATKDVNYTQVVFSAPGGLKTEPALDYENIKETTDYVNVNPKSHRPNFWTFVTPANSESVEYTQVAM is encoded by the exons ATGCTGACGGA AGACATGAAGTTCTGGCATGGCTTAGTGATCGCAGTGGTGTCCCTCATTCTACAGACCTGCCTCTTCGCTGCCATCAACTACCTGCTCAGCAGGCACATGG CCAGCCAGAGTGAGCGGATCCTGAAAGgggccaggctccaggccccctggcccagccctgcGCGTCAGCCATGTGCTGCCACGGAGGAGACGCGAAGCGCTCCTGTGCCTGCGCCCCGTCACAGGT ATGACAGTGACACGTCCTCAGATAGCTCCAACAGCTCGGACGTCTCCGGCAGCTTGCCTCCCACCTGCCAG gCCACCAAGGATGTGAATTACACACAAGTGGTCTTTTCAGCCCCTGGAGGACTAAAAACTGAACCTGCCCTGGACTATGAGAACATAAAGGAAACCACAGACTACGTCAATGTCAATCCAAAAAGCCACAGGCCCAATTTCTGGACTTTTGTGACCCCTGCTAACTCTGAGTCGGTAGAATACACTCAGGTGGCCATGTGA